GTCGGTGGTCGGTGCCGACCACCGTGGTCGAGAGCGAGTCGCTGATCGCGAACGGTGCCGACTTCCCGGCGCTGCTCGCCCCGGTGGAGGGTCGCCTGGTGCTCGCATGGCCGTGGCGCGCTCCGGGCAGTCTGCACGCCTCGCACGTCCGCGCGGCGGTCTCGACCGATGGGGGCCTCCGCTGGACCACTCCGGTCACGGTTCACGACGATCGCAGCCCCACCGAGCACGGATTCGTTTCGCTTGCCGCAGAACCCGGCGGGGCTCGCATTGTATGGCTCGATGGCCGCGCCGGTGTGGGGAAGGAAGAGGGCGAGTACGACACGGCGCTGCGCAGTGCATTCATCGACTCGCTGGGACGCATCTCGGGTGAATCGCAGGTCGATGCGCGGGTATGCGACTGCTGCGCGACCAGCGTGGCCGCGTCTTTCTATGGAGCGGTGGTGGCGTATCGGGACCGCGACCTCGACGAGGTGCGGGACGTCTCGATCCGGCGCCAGATCGGCCCCGGCTGGGGAACGCCGCAGTCCCAGATGACGGATGGCTGGCGGATTCAGGGTTGCCCCGTCAACGGTCCGGCGATCGACGCGATCGAAGAACGGTTGTTCCTCGCCTGGTATTCCGCGGCTGCCGACTCCCCTCGCGTGCAGGCGGCGTTCTCGGTCGACGGGGGAGCGACGCTCGCGCACCGATCGCGGCTCGATCTCGGGCAGGCGCTGGGTCGCGTCGACGTGGTCGGAGTGCCGGGAGGTGATGCGATCGTGACGTGGCTCGAGGGAGTCGACGAACGGGCGCGGTGGCTGGCGCGCCGCGTTTCGCGTGACGGCCTTCTCGGAGCACCGCGCGAGATCGCTGCGGTGCCGGGCCGCCGTTCGAGCGGCGTGATGCGCGTCGCGCGTTCCGGAGAGCGGCTGATCTTCGCATGGGTCGATCCGGCGGCCCGCTCGCGATTGCAGGTCGGGGTCGCGCCCCTGCGCTAGTCGGTCGACGTGATACCCTGCCGCCCCGTGAAACTCCGATGCGAGGCCGTGGCGCGCGTGAGGCGCGCGAATCCAGCCGTGCGACACGAGAGGACGTCGTGACCGAACGTATCGACCTGACCCAGCGCGCCAATGCCGGCTACGTCGAGGAGCTCTACCGCCTCTACCTGGCGGATCCCGCCGCGGTCACGCCGGAGTGGGCGCTGGTCTTCGCGGGTTTCGACCTCGCGGGCCATCGACCGCCCGCGGTTGCCGGCACCGACGCCGAGCGTG
The window above is part of the Candidatus Eisenbacteria bacterium genome. Proteins encoded here:
- a CDS encoding exo-alpha-sialidase translates to MRVTRYPGFKRVAPPAAALAGQPDLAVAPGGTIYLSWIEPVDSVKRRLRVASLANGRWSVPTTVVESESLIANGADFPALLAPVEGRLVLAWPWRAPGSLHASHVRAAVSTDGGLRWTTPVTVHDDRSPTEHGFVSLAAEPGGARIVWLDGRAGVGKEEGEYDTALRSAFIDSLGRISGESQVDARVCDCCATSVAASFYGAVVAYRDRDLDEVRDVSIRRQIGPGWGTPQSQMTDGWRIQGCPVNGPAIDAIEERLFLAWYSAAADSPRVQAAFSVDGGATLAHRSRLDLGQALGRVDVVGVPGGDAIVTWLEGVDERARWLARRVSRDGLLGAPREIAAVPGRRSSGVMRVARSGERLIFAWVDPAARSRLQVGVAPLR